The following coding sequences are from one Cenarchaeum symbiosum A window:
- a CDS encoding pseudouridine synthase (COG0130) — protein sequence MTLAQLSGLRVIDQDVTDDAHGTYHDKRSVEQLLEYGIVLLDKPPGPTSHEAVAWAKRILEIPKAGHSGTLDPQVSGVLPLGLGEATKALGVLLIGPKEYVAVGRFHALQDSEKLGELARLFTGPIHQKPPQRSSVLRRTRVKTIHEIEVLEQKERLVLMRVSCEAGTYIRKLLYDMGEVVGSGASMIELRRTRVDHFTEGSGLVTMHELAEAYAVWKEGDGSRLQRIIRPVEEALAGIKAVVIRDSAVDALCHGAQLAIPGILQVSDNLRIGDLAGVYTQKGEVVALAEAEMEAEVIADATKGHAFKTKRLIMKTDTYPKSWHSKGTYKEKE from the coding sequence TTGACCCTGGCGCAGCTCTCGGGGCTCCGCGTGATAGACCAGGATGTGACAGATGACGCGCACGGCACGTACCACGACAAGAGGAGCGTCGAGCAGCTTTTAGAGTACGGGATCGTATTGTTGGACAAGCCGCCGGGCCCGACAAGCCACGAGGCGGTAGCCTGGGCAAAGAGGATACTAGAGATACCAAAGGCGGGCCACAGCGGGACGCTTGATCCGCAGGTATCGGGCGTGCTCCCGCTCGGGCTCGGCGAGGCCACAAAGGCGCTCGGCGTGCTGCTGATAGGCCCCAAGGAGTATGTAGCGGTGGGGCGCTTTCACGCCCTGCAGGATTCTGAAAAACTGGGCGAGCTTGCGCGCCTCTTTACGGGCCCGATACACCAAAAGCCGCCCCAGAGGTCGTCGGTATTGAGGAGGACCCGTGTCAAGACCATCCACGAGATAGAGGTCTTGGAACAGAAGGAGCGCCTGGTATTGATGAGGGTCTCGTGCGAGGCGGGCACGTACATCAGGAAGCTGCTATATGATATGGGCGAGGTGGTGGGATCTGGCGCGTCTATGATAGAGCTGCGCAGGACGCGCGTCGACCACTTTACCGAGGGCTCGGGGCTTGTCACAATGCACGAGCTGGCAGAGGCGTATGCCGTGTGGAAGGAGGGCGACGGCTCCAGGCTGCAGAGGATCATCCGGCCGGTCGAGGAGGCGCTAGCCGGCATCAAGGCGGTGGTGATAAGGGATTCTGCCGTGGACGCGCTCTGCCACGGGGCGCAGCTGGCCATACCGGGGATACTGCAGGTCTCGGATAATCTAAGGATAGGCGATCTGGCAGGCGTGTACACGCAGAAAGGCGAGGTGGTGGCGCTAGCCGAGGCAGAGATGGAGGCAGAGGTGATAGCCGACGCCACAAAGGGGCACGCATTCAAGACGAAAAGATTGATCATGAAGACGGACACGTACCCAAAGAGCTGGCATTCAAAGGGCACCTACAAGGAGAAGGAATGA
- a CDS encoding 2 lactate dehydrogenase (COG1052), producing MLPQLMQHANSSMSGSICLGLHTNLINGFRSDSYVRKRILLTRRLQDFAQARLGRRYDLEVYSGRVPMPRRALIRAISGAHALVCFPYDVIDAGVMDAAPDLETIATYSVGYDHIDVAHARGRGITVGYTPDVLTDATADLTMALMLDLLRRVTEGDRIIRAGRWRQIYGADDYLGTDVGGKTLGILGMGRIGSRVAKRAAAFGMKVIYHSRSSTGPGTRVTLGRLLERSDVLSIHVPHTPDTHEMMDMSRLRKMKRSAYLINTSRGRVVHEKDLAAALRQGIIAGAALDVFHSEPVGPANPLVKMQNVVLAPHIGSSTDGTRRKMAELTVKNLELGLSGREPAYSVK from the coding sequence ATGTTGCCGCAGCTCATGCAGCACGCAAACTCCTCCATGTCCGGATCCATCTGTCTTGGGCTCCACACGAATCTTATAAATGGTTTCAGGTCAGATTCCTACGTGAGAAAGAGGATACTGCTGACCAGAAGGCTGCAAGACTTTGCACAGGCCCGGCTGGGCAGGCGGTACGACCTAGAGGTGTATTCTGGGCGGGTCCCGATGCCACGAAGGGCTCTGATCCGCGCGATCTCCGGGGCACATGCGCTAGTCTGCTTTCCGTATGATGTGATAGATGCAGGGGTAATGGACGCGGCGCCAGATCTTGAGACGATCGCCACCTACAGCGTGGGGTACGACCACATCGACGTGGCGCATGCAAGGGGCAGGGGGATAACTGTCGGGTATACGCCGGATGTGCTCACCGACGCCACTGCAGATCTTACAATGGCCCTGATGCTGGACCTTCTCAGGAGGGTCACGGAAGGCGACAGGATAATCCGCGCGGGGAGGTGGCGGCAGATCTACGGGGCCGACGACTATCTTGGAACAGACGTGGGGGGCAAGACTCTTGGCATACTGGGGATGGGGAGGATAGGCTCCCGGGTGGCAAAGCGGGCCGCTGCATTTGGGATGAAGGTGATATACCACAGCAGGAGCAGCACGGGCCCCGGTACGCGCGTGACACTGGGCCGGCTGCTCGAAAGATCGGATGTGCTCTCCATACACGTCCCGCACACGCCCGATACACACGAGATGATGGATATGTCAAGGCTGCGCAAGATGAAGAGGTCTGCGTATCTGATCAACACCTCACGGGGGAGGGTGGTCCACGAGAAAGACCTGGCGGCTGCACTCCGGCAGGGAATAATAGCTGGCGCCGCACTAGATGTATTCCACTCGGAGCCTGTCGGCCCGGCAAACCCGCTTGTAAAGATGCAAAACGTGGTGCTGGCGCCCCACATAGGCAGCTCTACCGACGGCACCCGGAGAAAGATGGCAGAGCTTACCGTGAAAAATTTAGAGCTGGGGCTCTCCGGCAGGGAGCCCGCCTATTCTGTAAAATAG
- a CDS encoding preprotein translocase subunit (COG0201): protein MAEGTATALIRKMVLVAEPYLPQVPKPKKKLSLQTRLLWCGLALLIYMVMAQTPLFGATVPEFDFLAFARVIFASQQGTLVELGIGPIVTAGLLMQLLRGSEILKFDFKKPEERGIFQTATKMVSYVVIVVESSIYGIAVYGPGIADPSVLYILIGQLMASSIIIMFLDELIQKGWGLGSGISLFIMAGVAQQILWSLFSPLPAGDGFAVGIFPFIGQWASVGMGNFEDIFFRYNQLPSIFGLLLTGGVLLILVYTQGMKIEIPIVSTKYRGFSATYPIKLMYVSNIPVILASALTANAIFIGQMFWSNFNPRNDNIFLNVLAQFDLTNPSTPIGGIVYYITPPRGLDIAALDPMRAVGYVLFMIGIVVVFGKLWVELGGLSPKSAAKNLLDADVQIPGFRRSNQPIEVLLNKYIPSVTIIGSMILGALAGASDVLGVFGSGIGILLMVDILINYYNQLVREQVEVVMPRLGALLGRK, encoded by the coding sequence ATGGCAGAGGGCACGGCAACCGCACTCATACGCAAGATGGTGCTGGTTGCAGAGCCGTACCTGCCTCAGGTCCCAAAGCCGAAAAAGAAGCTCAGCCTGCAGACAAGGCTGCTCTGGTGCGGGCTTGCCCTTCTCATATACATGGTGATGGCCCAGACGCCCCTGTTCGGGGCGACGGTCCCAGAGTTTGACTTTCTCGCGTTTGCCAGGGTGATATTTGCCTCCCAGCAGGGCACGTTAGTCGAGCTCGGCATAGGCCCGATAGTGACGGCAGGACTGCTCATGCAGCTGCTCAGGGGATCAGAGATACTAAAGTTCGACTTTAAAAAACCCGAAGAGCGCGGCATCTTCCAGACTGCCACCAAGATGGTCTCATACGTTGTGATAGTGGTCGAATCCTCGATATACGGGATAGCCGTGTACGGCCCCGGGATAGCGGATCCCAGTGTTCTGTACATACTGATAGGGCAGCTCATGGCGTCGTCGATAATCATAATGTTCCTCGACGAGCTCATCCAGAAAGGATGGGGCCTCGGGAGCGGCATCAGCCTGTTCATAATGGCGGGCGTCGCACAGCAGATACTGTGGAGCTTGTTCAGCCCCCTTCCCGCAGGCGACGGCTTTGCAGTGGGAATATTCCCGTTCATAGGCCAGTGGGCGTCCGTCGGCATGGGCAACTTCGAGGATATCTTCTTTAGGTACAACCAGCTGCCCAGTATATTCGGGCTGTTACTCACTGGCGGCGTGCTGCTCATACTTGTGTACACCCAGGGCATGAAGATAGAGATACCCATAGTATCCACAAAGTACAGGGGCTTTTCTGCCACCTACCCGATAAAGCTGATGTACGTCTCCAACATACCCGTCATACTCGCCTCGGCGCTCACGGCCAACGCGATATTCATAGGCCAGATGTTCTGGTCCAACTTTAACCCGCGAAACGACAACATCTTCCTCAACGTGCTGGCCCAGTTCGATCTGACCAATCCGTCGACTCCGATCGGCGGCATTGTATACTATATAACGCCGCCAAGAGGGCTCGACATTGCGGCGCTCGACCCCATGCGGGCCGTCGGGTATGTGCTATTCATGATAGGGATAGTGGTGGTCTTTGGCAAGCTCTGGGTGGAGCTTGGCGGGCTCTCGCCCAAGAGCGCGGCAAAGAACCTCCTCGATGCCGACGTGCAGATACCCGGATTCCGCAGGTCCAACCAGCCGATAGAGGTGCTGCTCAACAAGTACATCCCGTCGGTGACAATCATAGGATCCATGATACTCGGCGCCCTCGCCGGCGCCTCTGATGTGCTCGGCGTGTTTGGCAGCGGGATAGGGATACTGCTGATGGTCGATATTCTGATAAACTACTACAACCAGCTGGTAAGGGAGCAGGTGGAGGTGGTCATGCCGCGGCTCGGTGCGTTGCTTGGCAGAAAGTAA
- a CDS encoding ribosomal protein L15 (COG0200), with protein sequence MATRNRKTRKLRGSRTHGWGQVGQHRASGHKGGVGVSGQLKHHFSSMLKEDPGHFGHDSTHPPHSNAAKKWASVRDLDDFHTRFGTEEGGKKVIDLAASGYDKLLGGGTVSGAYSVKISRLTASAEEKIKRAGGEVLS encoded by the coding sequence ATGGCCACCCGCAACCGCAAGACGAGAAAACTCAGGGGTTCCAGGACCCACGGCTGGGGCCAGGTGGGCCAGCACAGGGCGAGCGGACACAAGGGGGGAGTCGGAGTATCGGGCCAGCTAAAGCACCACTTTAGCAGCATGCTCAAAGAAGACCCCGGCCACTTTGGGCACGACAGCACGCACCCGCCCCACTCCAACGCGGCCAAGAAATGGGCCTCTGTAAGGGATCTTGACGACTTCCACACAAGGTTTGGGACAGAAGAGGGCGGGAAAAAGGTCATAGACCTTGCAGCCAGCGGATATGACAAGCTGCTGGGAGGGGGCACCGTATCTGGCGCCTACTCGGTAAAGATCTCCAGGCTGACCGCCTCTGCCGAGGAAAAGATAAAGCGGGCAGGCGGAGAGGTGCTATCATAG
- a CDS encoding cytidylate kinase (COG1102), whose product MRSVVISGPPAVGKTTVARALAGEFGLEYLSGGDVLKGIAREEGFDSGGDDWWDTEEGMRFLDKRSKNPEFDRRVDDSLRALFDEGGKVITSYTLPWLVDDGIKIWLAGSHENSSRRMGSRDSIGMAEALAITRRRYLANKVLYKKMYDFEFGEDSSIFNVVINTDNLDADQVIQSAKSQVREML is encoded by the coding sequence ATGCGCTCGGTAGTCATATCGGGGCCCCCCGCGGTGGGCAAGACCACAGTAGCACGGGCGCTAGCAGGAGAGTTCGGGCTGGAATATCTGAGCGGCGGCGACGTGCTAAAGGGGATAGCGCGGGAGGAGGGCTTTGACTCCGGCGGGGACGACTGGTGGGATACAGAAGAGGGCATGAGGTTCCTTGACAAGAGATCCAAAAACCCCGAGTTTGACAGAAGGGTCGACGACAGCCTCAGGGCGCTCTTTGACGAGGGCGGCAAGGTCATAACAAGCTATACGCTGCCGTGGCTGGTAGACGACGGGATAAAGATCTGGCTTGCCGGCTCGCACGAGAACAGCTCAAGGCGCATGGGCAGCCGCGACAGCATAGGCATGGCAGAGGCGCTGGCTATAACCAGGCGCAGGTACCTGGCAAACAAGGTGCTGTACAAAAAGATGTACGACTTTGAGTTCGGCGAGGATTCGAGCATATTCAACGTGGTGATAAACACCGACAATCTTGATGCGGACCAGGTGATACAGTCTGCAAAGTCGCAGGTAAGAGAGATGCTTTGA
- a CDS encoding ribosomal protein L18 (COG256), whose translation MAHSRILRRLREEKTNYKKRRSMLMGRRDFVTVHISNENAQVQIHAPKMDGDVVIASGHSRYLASKGWKGSRKSIPASYLTGYLAGKRAVKKGAKSAIMYTGTRRYTDRISAALKGVSDAGVDVPIDPSTFPPDERISGEHLTVKNDVKQIKTVIDGDM comes from the coding sequence ATGGCCCATTCAAGGATTCTCCGGAGGCTCAGAGAGGAGAAGACCAACTACAAAAAGCGCCGAAGCATGCTGATGGGCAGGCGCGACTTTGTGACCGTACACATCAGCAACGAGAACGCCCAGGTGCAGATCCATGCGCCCAAGATGGACGGCGACGTGGTGATAGCCTCGGGGCATTCCAGATACCTCGCCTCCAAGGGCTGGAAGGGATCCAGAAAGAGCATCCCCGCTTCCTACCTGACAGGGTATCTTGCGGGCAAGAGGGCAGTCAAAAAGGGCGCCAAGAGCGCCATAATGTACACGGGGACTAGAAGGTACACCGACAGGATATCGGCGGCCCTCAAGGGGGTCTCCGATGCGGGAGTAGACGTCCCCATAGACCCCTCGACATTCCCCCCCGATGAGAGGATAAGCGGGGAGCATCTGACCGTAAAGAACGACGTAAAGCAGATAAAGACGGTCATAGACGGGGATATGTAA
- a CDS encoding ribosomal protein S5 (COG0098) gives MSHPQSRPGGRDGRPRRRREPREEAPWVPKTALGKRVNAGEITSLEEIQEAGARIQESGIIKKLLPDLKTEVVDVGIIQKMTSNGQSTRFKAIVAAGNENGYLGIGQGKAKQMRIAIEKANNQALLNVGPIKLGCGSWECRCDQKHSVPFKVRGKGGSVVIEILPAPRGLGLVAGGKIRRLLELAGLKDAYTTAKGSTPTTNSTSKAVLECLRQTFSQG, from the coding sequence ATGAGTCACCCCCAGTCCAGGCCAGGCGGGCGGGACGGCCGTCCCAGGCGCCGCAGAGAGCCGCGCGAGGAGGCCCCATGGGTCCCAAAGACCGCCTTGGGCAAGAGGGTCAACGCAGGCGAGATCACATCCCTTGAGGAGATCCAAGAGGCGGGGGCCCGCATACAGGAATCAGGAATAATCAAAAAGCTCCTCCCCGACCTCAAGACCGAGGTCGTAGACGTGGGCATCATACAAAAGATGACATCCAACGGCCAGTCCACGCGCTTCAAGGCGATAGTGGCAGCAGGCAACGAGAACGGCTATCTGGGGATAGGCCAGGGCAAGGCAAAGCAGATGAGGATAGCCATAGAAAAGGCAAACAACCAGGCCCTGCTAAATGTCGGCCCGATAAAGCTCGGCTGCGGCAGCTGGGAATGCAGATGCGACCAAAAGCACTCGGTCCCATTCAAAGTAAGGGGCAAGGGCGGCAGCGTGGTAATAGAGATACTCCCAGCCCCGAGGGGGCTCGGCCTTGTTGCCGGGGGCAAGATAAGGAGGCTGCTTGAGCTTGCGGGGCTCAAGGATGCATATACGACAGCAAAGGGATCCACGCCGACGACAAACTCGACGTCCAAGGCGGTGCTGGAATGCCTGAGGCAGACGTTCAGCCAGGGATGA
- a CDS encoding dehydrogenase (COG0579): MRHCTATATIIPAQVAAYAMTKRFDVVIVGAGILGTSIAYFLGHLNPSREIAVVEQALRVAFHTSGRNTGKVHAPYLYDPKKKALTARASFHGYAMWEEYSKNRGLPFKRDGVVEVAMDADATGVLDRHLQWGMENGLGEDEIMLLDRAEMEKREPNVKCEAAIYCGRDASVDYAAFTRALGGDTTAAGVRFLLNTRATGISRIDDGWNVTLDGEHEVEAGLLINAAGGEAVDLAHAAGVAKDLTDVHFRGEYWRAPAEYSGLTHSSVYSVPARPEYPFLDPHWIVRSDGTCEVGPNAVPVFSPYGYTGRENARRLVPKMFEMLSSGARKMVFDRQFQKLALGEVRSSLSKSAMIGRVQSFLPGIDPGRFTERGSAGIRSSVVDSGGHFVPDAVLAPGHSSFHILNYNSPGATGALPFAAHIVGRLGAEGLLKNEMEDAQCGPWRFGEVAAHMAG; encoded by the coding sequence ATGCGGCATTGCACGGCAACCGCCACGATTATACCGGCGCAGGTGGCGGCATATGCCATGACAAAGAGGTTTGACGTGGTAATAGTGGGTGCGGGCATACTGGGGACGTCAATCGCGTACTTTCTTGGGCACCTAAACCCCTCCCGGGAGATAGCCGTTGTCGAGCAGGCGCTCAGGGTGGCGTTTCATACAAGCGGCAGGAACACGGGCAAGGTCCACGCCCCGTACCTGTACGATCCCAAGAAGAAGGCGCTCACCGCAAGGGCGTCGTTCCACGGGTATGCAATGTGGGAAGAGTACTCGAAGAACCGCGGACTGCCGTTCAAGCGGGACGGCGTCGTCGAGGTGGCCATGGACGCTGACGCAACAGGGGTGCTCGATAGGCACCTGCAATGGGGCATGGAAAACGGCCTTGGAGAAGATGAGATAATGCTGCTCGACAGGGCGGAGATGGAAAAGAGGGAGCCCAATGTAAAATGCGAAGCGGCGATATACTGCGGGCGCGACGCCTCTGTCGATTATGCGGCCTTTACAAGGGCACTTGGAGGCGACACGACTGCAGCCGGCGTGCGCTTTTTGCTGAATACGCGCGCAACCGGCATATCCCGCATAGATGACGGCTGGAATGTCACCCTGGACGGGGAGCACGAGGTGGAGGCCGGCCTGCTGATAAATGCGGCAGGAGGGGAGGCAGTCGACCTTGCGCATGCGGCGGGCGTGGCGAAAGACCTTACGGATGTGCATTTTAGGGGCGAGTACTGGAGGGCGCCTGCAGAATACTCTGGGCTTACTCATTCGAGCGTCTACTCGGTGCCGGCCCGGCCAGAGTACCCGTTTTTGGATCCGCACTGGATAGTGCGCTCCGACGGGACCTGCGAGGTGGGGCCCAACGCGGTGCCGGTATTCAGCCCCTACGGGTATACGGGGCGCGAGAACGCAAGGCGGCTTGTACCAAAGATGTTCGAGATGCTCTCTTCTGGCGCAAGAAAGATGGTCTTTGACCGGCAGTTTCAAAAGCTGGCGCTCGGCGAGGTCCGGTCGTCGCTCTCAAAGTCTGCCATGATAGGCAGAGTCCAAAGCTTCCTGCCGGGGATAGACCCGGGCAGGTTTACCGAGAGGGGCTCTGCGGGGATACGCTCGTCGGTGGTAGACTCGGGGGGCCACTTTGTACCTGATGCGGTCCTGGCCCCCGGCCACTCGTCATTTCACATACTCAATTATAACTCGCCTGGCGCCACCGGGGCACTGCCGTTTGCCGCCCATATAGTGGGGCGCCTTGGCGCCGAGGGACTGTTAAAAAACGAGATGGAAGACGCGCAGTGCGGACCCTGGAGGTTCGGCGAGGTGGCGGCGCACATGGCCGGATAG
- a CDS encoding archaeal adenylate kinase (COG2019), which yields MGKSTLVSKLVEILKENGRTVNVVSFGTVMFDEARKRGVTDRDKLRKLPMSEQQDLQRTAADSIARLTEDYVIVDTHAFISTPSGYYPGLPEHVLKAIRPSNFISVYARPEDIYNRRLQDDTRSRDKVTLDGIKKELNFHQSMISTCSVISGSPVKAVQNAEGKVELAAQKAIDAIGL from the coding sequence GTGGGCAAAAGCACGCTGGTCTCCAAGCTAGTAGAGATACTAAAAGAGAACGGCAGGACCGTAAACGTGGTCAGCTTTGGGACAGTGATGTTTGACGAGGCCAGAAAGAGGGGCGTGACCGACAGGGACAAGCTTCGCAAGCTCCCCATGTCCGAGCAGCAGGACCTGCAGAGGACGGCGGCAGACTCCATAGCCCGGCTTACCGAGGATTATGTGATAGTCGACACCCATGCGTTCATCTCGACCCCTTCGGGGTACTATCCGGGGCTTCCAGAGCATGTGCTAAAAGCGATACGCCCGAGCAACTTCATATCGGTGTATGCGAGGCCTGAGGATATCTACAACAGGAGGCTCCAGGACGATACCAGGAGCCGGGACAAGGTCACCCTGGACGGCATAAAAAAGGAGCTCAACTTCCACCAGTCGATGATATCGACCTGTTCTGTAATATCGGGATCGCCCGTAAAGGCGGTCCAGAACGCGGAGGGAAAGGTTGAATTGGCGGCGCAAAAGGCAATAGACGCAATAGGGCTGTAG
- a CDS encoding ribosomal protein L30/L7E (COG1841) yields MAGAYIVVRIKGQADVPHWAETTLKLLRLEKKHRATIIQSKENTRGMLDKVKHYVAWQEIDAGLAMELLTKRGRGPGYKKLTEKDLEGTDYPGIKELADALATGKASMSKIDRIKPWFALAPPRHGFKRSTKKMYGQKGVLGANRELSELVRSMI; encoded by the coding sequence ATGGCGGGCGCATACATAGTTGTCAGGATAAAGGGGCAGGCTGACGTGCCCCACTGGGCGGAGACCACGCTAAAGCTGCTCAGACTGGAGAAAAAGCACCGGGCGACAATAATACAGTCAAAAGAGAACACCCGCGGCATGCTGGACAAGGTAAAGCACTATGTTGCATGGCAGGAGATTGACGCCGGATTGGCCATGGAACTATTAACCAAGAGGGGCAGGGGCCCTGGCTACAAAAAGCTCACAGAAAAAGACCTCGAGGGGACCGACTATCCCGGGATAAAAGAGCTCGCAGACGCGCTAGCCACCGGCAAGGCATCGATGTCAAAGATAGACCGCATCAAGCCGTGGTTTGCGCTCGCCCCGCCAAGGCACGGCTTTAAGAGAAGCACAAAGAAAATGTACGGGCAAAAGGGCGTCCTTGGCGCCAACCGCGAGCTATCCGAGCTAGTCAGGAGCATGATCTAA
- a CDS encoding membrane protein (COG1422) translates to MIETILLFLGDVILQDGGFFGMGGGGALGSDDPVIKGAVAVLFSVVGFGILLNLFNSAIRKKMIDQTKLRRIMKETRAWQKERMAAFKSKDQAKQAELSKKSSYMNKMNMEMMQMNMRPMMITMVPLLLIFYFVLPELFPYTVAVSPIPLNVLPGDWFQLTCTAEQAADPEHVCQEENAIYLWAWYFLSSIAFSGINMKLTKTTMDLS, encoded by the coding sequence ATGATTGAGACAATTCTGCTCTTCCTCGGGGACGTGATCCTGCAGGACGGCGGATTCTTTGGGATGGGCGGAGGGGGCGCCCTTGGCAGCGACGACCCCGTAATCAAGGGGGCCGTGGCCGTGTTGTTCAGCGTGGTCGGCTTTGGGATACTGCTGAACCTCTTCAATTCCGCGATAAGAAAGAAGATGATCGACCAGACCAAGCTGAGGAGGATAATGAAAGAGACCCGCGCGTGGCAGAAGGAGAGGATGGCCGCCTTCAAGTCAAAAGACCAGGCAAAGCAGGCCGAGCTGAGCAAAAAGTCCTCCTACATGAACAAGATGAACATGGAGATGATGCAGATGAACATGCGCCCAATGATGATAACGATGGTGCCCCTGCTGCTCATATTCTATTTTGTATTGCCGGAGCTCTTCCCGTATACGGTGGCAGTCTCGCCGATACCGCTCAACGTGCTGCCAGGCGACTGGTTCCAGCTTACATGCACGGCAGAGCAGGCGGCAGACCCCGAGCATGTATGCCAGGAGGAGAACGCGATATACCTGTGGGCATGGTACTTTTTATCCTCGATAGCATTCAGCGGAATAAACATGAAGCTGACAAAGACCACAATGGACCTCAGCTGA
- a CDS encoding ornithine carbamoyltransferase (COG0078): protein MKIRSKDLLTGAELDRKEILGIIESAIRLKKGGRSKAHPLDGRTLAMVFQKPSTRTRVSFAAGMFQLGGEAIYLPPGDMQLSRGETIPDTARALSGYVDVIVARVFGHETIEEIAASASVPVINGLSDTFHPCQILADLMTIKERKGRLKGLRAAWIGDGNNVCNSLLYGCAAVGIDISVATPAVFRPIPGVVDKCRESIDVKLTTDPAEAAAGADIVFTDTFASIHNMDKERERKFLPKYRVNAPLMKKAADDAIFMHCLPAKRGQEVDGEVIDGPQSAVWDEAENRLHSQKALLLALGI, encoded by the coding sequence TTGAAGATAAGATCCAAGGACCTGCTTACGGGCGCGGAGCTCGACAGAAAAGAGATCCTGGGGATAATTGAATCGGCCATCAGGCTCAAAAAAGGCGGCAGGAGCAAGGCCCACCCGCTAGACGGCAGGACGCTTGCCATGGTATTTCAAAAGCCGTCGACAAGGACGCGCGTAAGCTTTGCTGCAGGAATGTTCCAGCTCGGCGGGGAGGCCATATACCTCCCGCCCGGGGACATGCAGCTCTCCCGCGGCGAGACCATACCGGATACGGCAAGGGCGCTATCAGGATACGTAGATGTGATAGTGGCAAGGGTCTTTGGCCATGAGACAATAGAGGAGATTGCCGCAAGCGCCTCGGTCCCCGTGATAAACGGGCTCTCAGATACGTTCCATCCCTGCCAGATACTTGCCGACCTGATGACGATAAAAGAGAGAAAGGGCAGGCTGAAAGGGCTAAGGGCTGCCTGGATAGGCGACGGCAACAACGTCTGCAACTCCCTTCTGTACGGCTGCGCGGCAGTAGGCATTGACATATCCGTGGCCACGCCCGCAGTCTTCCGCCCCATTCCGGGCGTGGTGGACAAATGCAGGGAATCCATAGACGTAAAGCTTACCACCGACCCGGCAGAAGCTGCCGCCGGCGCGGACATAGTATTCACCGATACATTTGCATCCATACACAACATGGACAAAGAAAGGGAGCGCAAGTTTCTGCCAAAGTACAGGGTGAATGCACCCCTGATGAAAAAGGCGGCAGACGATGCGATCTTTATGCACTGCCTTCCCGCAAAGCGCGGCCAGGAGGTCGACGGAGAGGTAATCGACGGGCCGCAGTCCGCGGTATGGGACGAGGCGGAGAACAGGCTGCACTCGCAAAAGGCCCTGCTGCTCGCGCTCGGCATCTAA